A stretch of Vulpes vulpes isolate BD-2025 chromosome 4, VulVul3, whole genome shotgun sequence DNA encodes these proteins:
- the SPDL1 gene encoding protein Spindly isoform X1, with the protein MEADVIADLRCKLKEVEEDRIKAAQYGLQLVESQNELQIQLDECRNEMMTMTENYEQEKYTLQREVELKSRMLESLSSECEAIKQQQKTHLEQLKEQLSRSHGQEVNELKNKLEKLKAELDEARLSEKQLKHKVDHQKELLSCKSEEMRIMSERVHESMSSEMLALQIELTEMESMKTTLKEEVNELQYRQEQLELLSTNLMRQVDRLKEEKEEREKEAVSYYNALEKARVANQDLQVQLDQALQQALDPSSKGNSLFAEVEDRRAAMERQFISMKVKYQSLKKQNAFNREQMQRMKLQIATLLQMKGSQTEFEQQERLLAMLEQKNGEIKHLLGEIRNLEKFKSLYESTESKLSANSGTLEDNTYYTDLLQIKLDNLNKENENTKGELSIQRMKALFESQRALDIERKLFANERCLQLSQSENMKLRAKLDELKLKYEPEEKSEVPVPKKRREVLPMDVTTPNNVCAKNAVGEEDYRLPPQKVEAQCYPSSSEDNNLQLEKTVSINTLGISLSPHKSLPMDIQPMKEKKCVKLLGVSADSEALSERSGNTPNSPRSVSSFLQGNQQTSPSLLYRCMNCAICFFIYFLNIACSIIPQFHLPSFNFSKTLRKTKTIAKGKDS; encoded by the exons atggaggcagaTGTAATTGCAGATCTTCGATGCAAACTCAAAGAGGTTGAAGAGGATCGAATAAAGGCTGCACAGTATGGTTTACAACTGGTGGAGAGCCAGAATGAGTTGCAGATTCAGTTGGATGAATGTCGTAATGAAATGATGACCATGACTGAG AATTACGAACAAGAAAAATATACGCTTCAGAGAGAAGTTGAACTTAAGAGTCGAATGTTGGAAAGTTTGAGCTCTGAATGTGAAGCTattaaacaacagcaaaaaacacaCTTGGAGCAATTAAAAGAACAGCTTAGCAGAAGCCATGGACAAGAAGTAAATGAACTAAAAAATAAG tTAGAAAAACTGAAAGCAGAATTAGATGAAGCTAGGCTCAGTGAAAAGCAGCTGAAGCACAAAGTAGACCATCAGAAGGAACTCCTTTCATGTAAATCAGAGGAAATGCGAATAATGTCTGAGCGTGTACATGAAAGCATGTCTTCAGAGATGCTGGCTCTTCAAATTGAGCTGACTGAAATGGAAAGTATGAAG ACTACCCTCAAAGAAGAAGTGAATGAACTACAGTACAGACAGGAACAACTAGAACTTCTTAGTACCAATCTAATGCGCCAGGTAGACCggcttaaagaagaaaaagaggagcgAGAGAAAGAAGCAGTTTCTTACTATAATGCCTTAGAG aaAGCTCGTGTAGCAAATCAAGATCTTCAGGTGCAATTAGACCAGGCACTCCAGCAAGCCTTGGACCCCAGTAGTAAAGGCAACTCTTTGTTTGCAGAG GTGGAAGATCGAAGGGCAGCAATGGAACGTCAGTTTATCAGTATGAAAGTCAAGTATCAGTCACTAAAGAAGCAAAATGCATTTAACAGAGAACAGATGCAAAGAATGAAG ttacaAATTGCCACATTGCTACAAATGAAAGGGTCTCAAACTGAATTTGAGCAGCAGGAACGGTTGCTTGCCATGCTGGAGCAGAAGAACGGTGAAATTAAACACCTTTTAGGTGAAATTAGAAATCTGGAGAAATTTAAG AGTTTATATGAAAGTACAGAATCTAAGCTTTCTGCCAACTCTGGCACTCTGGAAGATAACACCTATTACACAGATTTACTTCAGATAAAGCTTGACAACTTAAA caaagaaaatgaaaacactaaaggTGAATTGTCCATACAACGAATGAAAGCATTATTTGAGAGCCAGCGGGCTTTGGATATTGAGAGAAAACTTTTTGCAAACGAAAGATGTCTCCAGCTCTCCCAAAGTGAAAATATGAAACTGAGAGCTAAACTAGATGAGCTAAAACTGAAGTATGAACCTGAAG AGAAAAGTGAAGTGCCTGTACCCAAGAAGAGGCGTGAGGTCTTGCCTATGGATGTAACCACCCCTAACAATGTATGTGCTAAAAATGCTGTTGGGGAAGAAGATTATAGATTACCCCCTCAGAAAGTGGAGGCCCAGTGCTATCCCAGCAGTTCAGAAGATAACAACTTGCAGTTAGAAAAGACAGTTTCTATAAATACACTAGGAATCAGTCTTTCTCCTCACAAAAGCCTGCCCATGGACATTCAGccaatgaaggaaaagaaatgtgtgaaaCTTCTAGGAGTTTCAGCTGACTCTGAAGCCTTAAGTGAAAGAAGTGGAAACACCCCAAATTCTCCCAGGTCAGTGTCCTCTTTTCTTCAGGGCAACCAGCAGACCTCTCCATCTCTTCTCTATCGCTGCATGAACTGTGCTAtctgtttctttatctattttcttaatattgCATGTAGTATAATTCCCCAGTTTCATCTaccttctttcaatttttctaaaactttacgAAAAACTAAAACAATTGCAAAGGGAAAGGACTCCTGA
- the SPDL1 gene encoding protein Spindly isoform X3, protein MEADVIADLRCKLKEVEEDRIKAAQYGLQLVESQNELQIQLDECRNEMMTMTENYEQEKYTLQREVELKSRMLESLSSECEAIKQQQKTHLEQLKEQLSRSHGQELEKLKAELDEARLSEKQLKHKVDHQKELLSCKSEEMRIMSERVHESMSSEMLALQIELTEMESMKTTLKEEVNELQYRQEQLELLSTNLMRQVDRLKEEKEEREKEAVSYYNALEKARVANQDLQVQLDQALQQALDPSSKGNSLFAEVEDRRAAMERQFISMKVKYQSLKKQNAFNREQMQRMKLQIATLLQMKGSQTEFEQQERLLAMLEQKNGEIKHLLGEIRNLEKFKSLYESTESKLSANSGTLEDNTYYTDLLQIKLDNLNKENENTKGELSIQRMKALFESQRALDIERKLFANERCLQLSQSENMKLRAKLDELKLKYEPEEKSEVPVPKKRREVLPMDVTTPNNVCAKNAVGEEDYRLPPQKVEAQCYPSSSEDNNLQLEKTVSINTLGISLSPHKSLPMDIQPMKEKKCVKLLGVSADSEALSERSGNTPNSPRLAAESRLQTEVKEGKETASKLEKETCKKSHPILYVSSKSTPETQCPQQ, encoded by the exons atggaggcagaTGTAATTGCAGATCTTCGATGCAAACTCAAAGAGGTTGAAGAGGATCGAATAAAGGCTGCACAGTATGGTTTACAACTGGTGGAGAGCCAGAATGAGTTGCAGATTCAGTTGGATGAATGTCGTAATGAAATGATGACCATGACTGAG AATTACGAACAAGAAAAATATACGCTTCAGAGAGAAGTTGAACTTAAGAGTCGAATGTTGGAAAGTTTGAGCTCTGAATGTGAAGCTattaaacaacagcaaaaaacacaCTTGGAGCAATTAAAAGAACAGCTTAGCAGAAGCCATGGACAAGAA tTAGAAAAACTGAAAGCAGAATTAGATGAAGCTAGGCTCAGTGAAAAGCAGCTGAAGCACAAAGTAGACCATCAGAAGGAACTCCTTTCATGTAAATCAGAGGAAATGCGAATAATGTCTGAGCGTGTACATGAAAGCATGTCTTCAGAGATGCTGGCTCTTCAAATTGAGCTGACTGAAATGGAAAGTATGAAG ACTACCCTCAAAGAAGAAGTGAATGAACTACAGTACAGACAGGAACAACTAGAACTTCTTAGTACCAATCTAATGCGCCAGGTAGACCggcttaaagaagaaaaagaggagcgAGAGAAAGAAGCAGTTTCTTACTATAATGCCTTAGAG aaAGCTCGTGTAGCAAATCAAGATCTTCAGGTGCAATTAGACCAGGCACTCCAGCAAGCCTTGGACCCCAGTAGTAAAGGCAACTCTTTGTTTGCAGAG GTGGAAGATCGAAGGGCAGCAATGGAACGTCAGTTTATCAGTATGAAAGTCAAGTATCAGTCACTAAAGAAGCAAAATGCATTTAACAGAGAACAGATGCAAAGAATGAAG ttacaAATTGCCACATTGCTACAAATGAAAGGGTCTCAAACTGAATTTGAGCAGCAGGAACGGTTGCTTGCCATGCTGGAGCAGAAGAACGGTGAAATTAAACACCTTTTAGGTGAAATTAGAAATCTGGAGAAATTTAAG AGTTTATATGAAAGTACAGAATCTAAGCTTTCTGCCAACTCTGGCACTCTGGAAGATAACACCTATTACACAGATTTACTTCAGATAAAGCTTGACAACTTAAA caaagaaaatgaaaacactaaaggTGAATTGTCCATACAACGAATGAAAGCATTATTTGAGAGCCAGCGGGCTTTGGATATTGAGAGAAAACTTTTTGCAAACGAAAGATGTCTCCAGCTCTCCCAAAGTGAAAATATGAAACTGAGAGCTAAACTAGATGAGCTAAAACTGAAGTATGAACCTGAAG AGAAAAGTGAAGTGCCTGTACCCAAGAAGAGGCGTGAGGTCTTGCCTATGGATGTAACCACCCCTAACAATGTATGTGCTAAAAATGCTGTTGGGGAAGAAGATTATAGATTACCCCCTCAGAAAGTGGAGGCCCAGTGCTATCCCAGCAGTTCAGAAGATAACAACTTGCAGTTAGAAAAGACAGTTTCTATAAATACACTAGGAATCAGTCTTTCTCCTCACAAAAGCCTGCCCATGGACATTCAGccaatgaaggaaaagaaatgtgtgaaaCTTCTAGGAGTTTCAGCTGACTCTGAAGCCTTAAGTGAAAGAAGTGGAAACACCCCAAATTCTCCCAG GTTAGCTGCTGAATCAAGGCTTCAAACAGAAgttaaagaagggaaagaaactgCAAGCAAATTGGAAAAGGAAACTTGTAAGAAATCACACCCTATTTTATACGTGTCTTCCAAATCAACTCCAGAGACCCAGTGCCCTCAGCAGTAA
- the SPDL1 gene encoding protein Spindly isoform X2: MEADVIADLRCKLKEVEEDRIKAAQYGLQLVESQNELQIQLDECRNEMMTMTENYEQEKYTLQREVELKSRMLESLSSECEAIKQQQKTHLEQLKEQLSRSHGQEVNELKNKLEKLKAELDEARLSEKQLKHKVDHQKELLSCKSEEMRIMSERVHESMSSEMLALQIELTEMESMKTTLKEEVNELQYRQEQLELLSTNLMRQVDRLKEEKEEREKEAVSYYNALEKARVANQDLQVQLDQALQQALDPSSKGNSLFAEVEDRRAAMERQFISMKVKYQSLKKQNAFNREQMQRMKLQIATLLQMKGSQTEFEQQERLLAMLEQKNGEIKHLLGEIRNLEKFKSLYESTESKLSANSGTLEDNTYYTDLLQIKLDNLNKENENTKGELSIQRMKALFESQRALDIERKLFANERCLQLSQSENMKLRAKLDELKLKYEPEEKSEVPVPKKRREVLPMDVTTPNNVCAKNAVGEEDYRLPPQKVEAQCYPSSSEDNNLQLEKTVSINTLGISLSPHKSLPMDIQPMKEKKCVKLLGVSADSEALSERSGNTPNSPRLAAESRLQTEVKEGKETASKLEKETCKKSHPILYVSSKSTPETQCPQQ; this comes from the exons atggaggcagaTGTAATTGCAGATCTTCGATGCAAACTCAAAGAGGTTGAAGAGGATCGAATAAAGGCTGCACAGTATGGTTTACAACTGGTGGAGAGCCAGAATGAGTTGCAGATTCAGTTGGATGAATGTCGTAATGAAATGATGACCATGACTGAG AATTACGAACAAGAAAAATATACGCTTCAGAGAGAAGTTGAACTTAAGAGTCGAATGTTGGAAAGTTTGAGCTCTGAATGTGAAGCTattaaacaacagcaaaaaacacaCTTGGAGCAATTAAAAGAACAGCTTAGCAGAAGCCATGGACAAGAAGTAAATGAACTAAAAAATAAG tTAGAAAAACTGAAAGCAGAATTAGATGAAGCTAGGCTCAGTGAAAAGCAGCTGAAGCACAAAGTAGACCATCAGAAGGAACTCCTTTCATGTAAATCAGAGGAAATGCGAATAATGTCTGAGCGTGTACATGAAAGCATGTCTTCAGAGATGCTGGCTCTTCAAATTGAGCTGACTGAAATGGAAAGTATGAAG ACTACCCTCAAAGAAGAAGTGAATGAACTACAGTACAGACAGGAACAACTAGAACTTCTTAGTACCAATCTAATGCGCCAGGTAGACCggcttaaagaagaaaaagaggagcgAGAGAAAGAAGCAGTTTCTTACTATAATGCCTTAGAG aaAGCTCGTGTAGCAAATCAAGATCTTCAGGTGCAATTAGACCAGGCACTCCAGCAAGCCTTGGACCCCAGTAGTAAAGGCAACTCTTTGTTTGCAGAG GTGGAAGATCGAAGGGCAGCAATGGAACGTCAGTTTATCAGTATGAAAGTCAAGTATCAGTCACTAAAGAAGCAAAATGCATTTAACAGAGAACAGATGCAAAGAATGAAG ttacaAATTGCCACATTGCTACAAATGAAAGGGTCTCAAACTGAATTTGAGCAGCAGGAACGGTTGCTTGCCATGCTGGAGCAGAAGAACGGTGAAATTAAACACCTTTTAGGTGAAATTAGAAATCTGGAGAAATTTAAG AGTTTATATGAAAGTACAGAATCTAAGCTTTCTGCCAACTCTGGCACTCTGGAAGATAACACCTATTACACAGATTTACTTCAGATAAAGCTTGACAACTTAAA caaagaaaatgaaaacactaaaggTGAATTGTCCATACAACGAATGAAAGCATTATTTGAGAGCCAGCGGGCTTTGGATATTGAGAGAAAACTTTTTGCAAACGAAAGATGTCTCCAGCTCTCCCAAAGTGAAAATATGAAACTGAGAGCTAAACTAGATGAGCTAAAACTGAAGTATGAACCTGAAG AGAAAAGTGAAGTGCCTGTACCCAAGAAGAGGCGTGAGGTCTTGCCTATGGATGTAACCACCCCTAACAATGTATGTGCTAAAAATGCTGTTGGGGAAGAAGATTATAGATTACCCCCTCAGAAAGTGGAGGCCCAGTGCTATCCCAGCAGTTCAGAAGATAACAACTTGCAGTTAGAAAAGACAGTTTCTATAAATACACTAGGAATCAGTCTTTCTCCTCACAAAAGCCTGCCCATGGACATTCAGccaatgaaggaaaagaaatgtgtgaaaCTTCTAGGAGTTTCAGCTGACTCTGAAGCCTTAAGTGAAAGAAGTGGAAACACCCCAAATTCTCCCAG GTTAGCTGCTGAATCAAGGCTTCAAACAGAAgttaaagaagggaaagaaactgCAAGCAAATTGGAAAAGGAAACTTGTAAGAAATCACACCCTATTTTATACGTGTCTTCCAAATCAACTCCAGAGACCCAGTGCCCTCAGCAGTAA